The DNA window TCGGCGCCGCAGCCCGGTGGCTTCCCGCAGTCTGGTGGTTTCCCCCAGCAGGGTGCCCCGCAGCCCGCGATGGCGCCCCCGCCCGCCGGTGCGCCGTCCGGTGGTTTCCCGCAGCAGGGCGGTTTCCCGCCGCCTTCCGGTGGTTTCCCGCAGCAGGGGTTCCCGGGTGGTCAGCCCGGCTACCCGCAGGGGCCCCAGCAGGGCTTCCCGCCGCCGGGCCCGCCGCAGCAACCCCCTCGCTGGTAAGCCATGGGCTTCTCGATCCTGTCGCTCGCCATCATCGTGGTGCTGCTCGTCGTCATCGCCGTGCTGGCGACGCAGCTCTCCTCGGCGAAGAAGAAGCTGCGCGGTCAGTACCCGCCGCGGCCCTTCCCGCCGCAGGGCGGGCCGTATCCGCCGCAAGTTGGGCCGTACCCACCGCAGCAGCGCTGGTAGCCCCCGACCCGAAACCGATGAGGGCCGATGTTCGACTCGCTGCAACCGTGGCACGTGTTCGTGGTGATCGCGCTGATCGCGGTCGTCGTCATCGCACTGACGATCGCGAAGCGCAGGCGCGAGGCCCAGCAGCGGCGGTACCGGGAACAGCAGGCGCGGGGGTATCCGCAGCAGCAGTACCCCGGGCCCGCGCAGTTCCCGCAGCAGCAGTACCCGCCGGGACAAGGCGGCCCCTACCCACCGCAGGCCGGGCAGTACCCCCAGCAGGGCGGGCCGTACCCACCCCAGCAGTACCCACCGCAGCAGCCTTGATCCCGTGTCCCGGAAAGCGAGTTACATCGCGCGGTAGTCGCGGATCGGGTAGCGCGGGCCGTACCTCGGGCGCGAGAACCCGGCGGCCTCCAGGTACCGGACGGCGCGCTGCCGTTGCGGTGCGTAGGGCGCGAGCACTTCCTGGAGTCCGGCGTCGTCGAGCGGCGCGCCGACGAGCGCGTGGCCGACCACGGTCGGGATGTGGAAGTCGCCGAAGCTGACCGCGTCCGGGTCGCCCCACGCCCGCTGCGCCACCTCCGCGGCGGTCCAGACGCCGATGCCCGGCACCTTCCGCAGCCACGCTCTTCCTTGCGCGCCACGGGTTTCGCCCGCCTTCTCCAGCCGGTGCGCCACCTGCGCGGCGAACACGAGCGTCCGGCGCCGCGTCAGGTCCACCCCCGCCCTGTGCCATTTCCAGTCCACAATGGACATGATCGCGCGCGGCGCCGGCGGCACGCGGAGCCAGTCCGGTGCCGGGCCGGGCGCCGGTTCGCCGTACCAGCGGCACAGCTCGCGCCACGACCGCCGCGCTTCGATCCCGGTGACCTTCTGCTCCAGCACCGCGGGCACCAGCGCGTCCCACACCCGCCCGCTCGACCCGAGCCGCAACGAAGGCAGCGCCTGCCGCGCGGCGGCCACCGCGTCGTGGTGCGCGACGAACCCGGTGTCGTCGTCCTCCGCGCCGAGCAGGGCGGGCAACCCGTCGAGCAGCCGGTCCGCGCCCTGGCCCCACGCCTGCGCTTCGACCTCGCCGTCGGCGAACCGGCGCAGCGCCATCGTGCCAGGGCCGTCGGCGGTGTTCCCCGCGAACCACGCGACACCGCGCTCGTCCCGCCGGAAATGCGGGTCGCCTTTGCCCCGCTGGTGCGGGGAAAGCACCTGCGCGAGATCGAGCGCGAACGGCGGCCGGTAGCGCATGCTCAGGCGTCGCTGGAGAACCGGATGGCACCGTCGGGCAGTTCGATGCCCGGCCACACCCTGGCGCCGTCGAGCAGTTCGCAGCGCGCGCCGACCGAGGCCCCGTCACCGAGCACGACTCCGCTCACCCGAGCGCCCGCACCGACCTTCGCGCCCGCGCCGAGCACCGAGCGCTCGACCACCGCGCCTTCGCCGATCGACGCGCCGTCGAACAGCACCGAGCCGGAAACCCGCGCGCCCGCACCGATCGAAGCACCGGCGCCGACCGCGGACCCACCGTCCACTTCGGCGTCACCGGCGACGCGCGCGCCGTCGAGAACCAGGGACTTCCCCGTTTCGCCCGGCAGTGCCGAAGTCGGGGCGAGGCCGCGGACGAGATCGGCCGAGCCGCGGACGAACGCCTCCGGGGTGCCCACGTCGAGCCAGTACGACGAGTCGACGTACCCGTGGATGTGCGCGCCGGACGCGAGCAGGCCGGGGAACGTCTCGCGCTCCACCGAAACCGGGCGTCCCGCCGGAATGGACTCGATCACCGAACGCCGGAACACGTAGCACCCGGCGTTGATCTGGTCGGTCGGCGGGTCGGGGATCTTCTCCAGGAACTCCAGCACCCTGCCGGAAGAATCGGTCGGCACCGAACCGAAGCGGCTCGGGTCCTCGACGCGCTGCAGGTGCAGGGTCACGTCCGCGCCGCTGCTCCGGTGCGTGCGCACCAGTTCGCCGAGATCGGCGCCAGCGAGGATGTCGCCGTTGAAGATCACCGCGTCGTCTGCGCGCAGCCTGCCCAGCACGTTCCGGATCGCGCCCGCGGTGTCGAGCGGCTCGTCCTCCACGACGTACTCGATTTCGAGGCCGAGCGACTCCCCGTCGCCGAAGAAGTCCTCGAAGACTTCCGCACGGTAGCTCGTGCCGAGCACCACGTGCCGGAACCCGGCCGCGCCGATGCGCGACAGGAGGTGGCTCAGGAACGGCACCCCCGCGGTCGGCAGCATCGGCTTCGGCGCGGACAGCGTGAGCGGGCGGAGGCGGGTTCCCTTGCCCCCGACGAGCACCACCGCGTCGGCGGGCTGGTCCGATGTCATGTAAAGATCCTCTCCGTCCACCCGGCAAATCCCCACGTTCCACCGCGGCACCGCGCGACATGCCGCGAAGAACGGCGAGAAACGCTGACGGCAACGGCCTCAAGGGCCTACCCTAGGTGGTGGAAGCCTTCTCATCGGGAAGGCCCGGTAGTTCGAGGTAACAAGGTGGCCCCGGTCGGCGAGGGCCTCTGGTCGAGTCGGGAGGCCGAGGGGATGGACCCCCGCGATCGTGCGGATGCCCAGCTTTCACGTGCGAGGGCCCGCGGCGCGTACGTCGTCACCTCCGACAACGCGACTTCGCCGATGGACTCGTCGAACACGCAGCAGATCCCGAGGTCGGTGGTCTCCGAGATCGACCGCTCCGACGATCCGGACACCACCACGGTGCTGCCGTCGGAAATGATCGAGGCCGCGTCGCACCACCTCGCGAACGAGGAATCCACCGCGCGCCTGGAACGCGCGTCGCAGTCCCGCGACGCGCAGACCACGCCGTTGCCACAGCCGACGAAACCGCAACCGCGGCCGCGCCCCGCGCCGGGCAGGGACGGCGTCAGCAGCGTGAGCGGCGTGGTGCCGACGACGACCCAGCCCGCCCCCGCGGACGGGCAGTCTGCGCTGTCCCGCCGCCTCGAAGGCCTGTGACCCGCTAGTTCCGGGGAAGCCGCGCGGCGAATCGCTCCAGCGCCGCGTCGACCCTGGCCGGGTCGGTCGCGGTCATCCGGTCCAGGACCAGCCCGCGCAGGGTGGCCACCACCAGCGTCGCCGCCGCCGGGTCGAACCGGTCCGCGAGCACCGCGAGCCAGTCGTCCACCATGCCGCGCCCGCCGTCGGCGTAGTCGCCGGGATTCGTCATGGCGTCGGTGTAGACCTGGAAGAACAGCCGCAGATACGGGATCTGCTCGGCGTCGGTGAGCCACGCCCAGATCAACCGGACCAGTTCGGCTGCCGACAGGTCGTGCTCGGCGAGGTACCCGGTGAGGCTTGCCCCGAGGCGGCGGCGCGCTTCGGCGAGCAGCTCGGAAACCAGCGTGCGCTTGCTGCCGAAGTCGTAGAGCAGCATGCGGGTGCTCGTGCCGA is part of the Amycolatopsis sp. CA-230715 genome and encodes:
- a CDS encoding sugar phosphate nucleotidyltransferase, whose protein sequence is MTSDQPADAVVLVGGKGTRLRPLTLSAPKPMLPTAGVPFLSHLLSRIGAAGFRHVVLGTSYRAEVFEDFFGDGESLGLEIEYVVEDEPLDTAGAIRNVLGRLRADDAVIFNGDILAGADLGELVRTHRSSGADVTLHLQRVEDPSRFGSVPTDSSGRVLEFLEKIPDPPTDQINAGCYVFRRSVIESIPAGRPVSVERETFPGLLASGAHIHGYVDSSYWLDVGTPEAFVRGSADLVRGLAPTSALPGETGKSLVLDGARVAGDAEVDGGSAVGAGASIGAGARVSGSVLFDGASIGEGAVVERSVLGAGAKVGAGARVSGVVLGDGASVGARCELLDGARVWPGIELPDGAIRFSSDA
- a CDS encoding DNA-3-methyladenine glycosylase family protein, with protein sequence MRYRPPFALDLAQVLSPHQRGKGDPHFRRDERGVAWFAGNTADGPGTMALRRFADGEVEAQAWGQGADRLLDGLPALLGAEDDDTGFVAHHDAVAAARQALPSLRLGSSGRVWDALVPAVLEQKVTGIEARRSWRELCRWYGEPAPGPAPDWLRVPPAPRAIMSIVDWKWHRAGVDLTRRRTLVFAAQVAHRLEKAGETRGAQGRAWLRKVPGIGVWTAAEVAQRAWGDPDAVSFGDFHIPTVVGHALVGAPLDDAGLQEVLAPYAPQRQRAVRYLEAAGFSRPRYGPRYPIRDYRAM
- a CDS encoding TetR/AcrR family transcriptional regulator, encoding MARPPEPGRRAATLAKATDYVLAHGLAGLSLRPMATALGTSTRMLLYDFGSKRTLVSELLAEARRRLGASLTGYLAEHDLSAAELVRLIWAWLTDAEQIPYLRLFFQVYTDAMTNPGDYADGGRGMVDDWLAVLADRFDPAAATLVVATLRGLVLDRMTATDPARVDAALERFAARLPRN